From the Hyphomicrobium sp. ghe19 genome, one window contains:
- a CDS encoding glycosyltransferase family 4 protein: MRILMVAARYLPFAGGTEMHVHEVATRLVKRGHAVSVVTANPGGALPEHEYTAGVDIIRVRSWPKSRDWQFAPGLPRVIGKSECDVIHVQGYHTFFAPFAMWAARRHAIPFVLSFHSGGHSSTLRNRLRHIQARMIAPLARPAQRYIAVSRFEVEHFADTMSLPADKFLVVPNGANLNASLPSPDVEKDENLILSIGRLERYKGHHRAIDAMPYLLRARPKARLQIVGTGPYERALRQRIHRLGLDDHVTIGSIPASDRCAMATLLAQARLTVLFSAYEAHPVAVIEALSLNKTVLVTATSGLRELADRSLAYAVPLDARPEAIAAAMSNAMDIKPTLRSLELSTWDECTATLENIYKALLAERPEAPRFSTPCEAR, from the coding sequence ATGCGTATTTTGATGGTCGCGGCTCGTTACTTACCGTTCGCGGGCGGCACCGAAATGCACGTTCATGAAGTTGCGACGCGCCTCGTCAAGCGTGGGCATGCTGTCTCAGTGGTGACCGCCAATCCGGGTGGTGCACTACCCGAGCACGAATATACTGCGGGTGTCGATATTATACGAGTTCGCAGCTGGCCGAAATCCCGCGATTGGCAATTTGCGCCGGGTCTCCCTCGCGTCATCGGAAAATCGGAATGCGATGTCATTCACGTTCAAGGCTATCATACATTCTTCGCGCCCTTCGCGATGTGGGCCGCGCGACGTCATGCGATTCCATTTGTCTTGTCGTTCCATAGTGGCGGGCACTCTTCAACGTTGCGCAACCGCTTGCGCCATATCCAGGCGCGGATGATTGCCCCTTTGGCGCGGCCGGCCCAGCGATACATTGCTGTTTCGAGATTCGAAGTTGAACATTTCGCTGATACGATGTCGCTTCCAGCCGACAAGTTCCTGGTGGTGCCGAATGGAGCCAATCTCAACGCGTCGTTACCTTCGCCAGACGTGGAGAAAGACGAAAATCTGATACTTTCGATCGGCCGGCTGGAACGGTACAAAGGCCACCATCGAGCGATCGACGCGATGCCGTATCTGTTGCGCGCACGCCCTAAGGCGCGACTGCAAATCGTCGGGACGGGTCCATACGAACGCGCATTGCGACAGCGCATCCACCGGCTTGGCCTGGATGACCATGTGACTATCGGTTCTATTCCGGCATCGGACCGTTGCGCCATGGCGACCCTTCTGGCGCAGGCGCGCCTGACTGTACTTTTTAGCGCTTACGAAGCTCATCCCGTTGCCGTGATCGAAGCGCTCTCCCTAAACAAGACCGTTCTCGTGACCGCGACGTCGGGACTGCGCGAGCTTGCCGACCGGTCTCTCGCGTACGCCGTTCCTCTTGACGCGAGGCCCGAGGCAATCGCTGCAGCGATGTCGAATGCTATGGATATCAAGCCGACGCTCAGGTCGCTCGAGCTTTCGACTTGGGATGAATGCACGGCGACTCTGGAGAACATCTATAAAGCTCTGTTAGCAGAGCGCCCGGAAGCGCCTCGCTTCTCAACCCCATGTGAGGCGAGATGA
- a CDS encoding cellulase family glycosylhydrolase yields MRWRAIFGLVALVVSALLLLPAHLSYGVDRSPFVTSSGTHFVADGVPFYVAGVNNHYLPYGSRQEVIDVLDDAVAMHANVIRTFIQPVIGSLDNKVPAIWDWKSTAETSNLGVHGVYMLYWDATQSRMAINDGPNGMHRIDFLLEEARKRDLKVILAFLDFWSYTGGAQQMRAWYGSDDTYTFFAKDQRTTADYKNWVRAVITRVNSINGKRYADDPTIFAWELMNEPDIHPIPLLRLWLADMALFVKSQDRNHLLASGHGNSNGDFFDLQTDGIDFGTWHGYPRFNDITPAEMNERINAFCAIGARYNKPVLLEEFGWSRVHENQIGVYQNWLNTIYQNQDCSGWMVWRLVSRQDSGKYPDDSVDGFDIHNDDSPLWRLMQAAAVRQISKPTLSFSIQDPSTK; encoded by the coding sequence ATGCGATGGCGCGCAATTTTCGGTCTGGTGGCACTGGTTGTTTCAGCGCTTTTGCTGCTGCCGGCCCACCTTTCTTACGGCGTGGATCGGTCCCCATTCGTAACTAGTAGCGGAACTCATTTCGTTGCCGATGGGGTTCCTTTCTATGTCGCCGGCGTCAACAATCACTATCTTCCTTACGGATCGCGGCAGGAGGTGATCGACGTTCTTGATGACGCGGTCGCGATGCACGCCAATGTCATACGGACATTCATTCAGCCGGTCATAGGATCGCTCGACAACAAAGTGCCGGCCATTTGGGATTGGAAAAGCACGGCTGAGACGAGCAATCTCGGGGTGCACGGCGTCTACATGCTCTATTGGGATGCGACACAATCCCGGATGGCGATCAACGATGGCCCGAACGGGATGCACCGCATCGACTTTCTTCTGGAGGAGGCTCGCAAGCGGGACCTCAAGGTTATCTTGGCGTTTCTTGATTTCTGGTCATACACGGGCGGCGCCCAACAGATGCGTGCTTGGTACGGCAGCGACGACACTTACACATTCTTTGCGAAGGACCAGCGGACAACCGCCGACTACAAGAACTGGGTGCGGGCAGTCATCACGCGGGTGAATAGTATCAACGGCAAACGTTATGCGGACGATCCGACCATCTTTGCGTGGGAGCTGATGAACGAACCGGACATTCATCCGATTCCACTTCTCCGATTGTGGTTGGCCGATATGGCTCTGTTCGTGAAATCGCAAGATCGCAATCACTTGCTCGCGAGTGGTCACGGCAATTCAAACGGTGATTTCTTTGATCTCCAAACCGATGGCATTGATTTCGGTACTTGGCACGGTTATCCGCGTTTCAACGACATAACTCCCGCCGAGATGAACGAACGCATCAACGCCTTCTGCGCGATCGGCGCGAGATACAACAAGCCTGTGCTGCTCGAGGAGTTTGGTTGGTCCAGGGTTCACGAGAACCAGATCGGCGTCTACCAAAACTGGCTGAATACGATCTATCAGAACCAAGACTGCTCCGGCTGGATGGTCTGGCGTCTTGTTTCGCGGCAGGACAGCGGGAAGTATCCGGACGACTCGGTCGACGGGTTCGATATTCACAATGATGATAGTCCGCTGTGGCGCCTTATGCAGGCGGCAGCCGTACGGCAAATTTCGAAGCCCACTCTTTCTTTTTCAATTCAAGATCCATCAACCAAATAA
- a CDS encoding DUF1616 domain-containing protein — MPPKAALCAMLAVLLLASSFLPDAVRVLVAVPMVLLVPGYVATKVAFPGEPLDLERLVFAVGVSLAVTVLIGFILHVGHMMNVAGWSLGLGGLTLFMLPFAKWCASEPAPLPVLSGAQKLSLTFGSLLAVSAVLLSGVGYRQHREFHFTELWMVPTQTAPTYCLGITNQEQSAMRYDLEVVSPNAVIASWNDIPLAAGATWQRDIQLPIMRNASVEQRFTARLYKHAEPAAVMQRVWASIPSTAGAKLVHVSDINGADERPDIEGAR; from the coding sequence ATGCCCCCTAAAGCGGCCTTATGTGCGATGCTTGCCGTTTTGCTTCTCGCGTCGTCGTTTCTACCCGATGCCGTCCGCGTGCTTGTCGCAGTCCCGATGGTTCTTCTAGTCCCAGGCTATGTTGCCACCAAAGTCGCGTTTCCCGGAGAGCCTTTGGATTTGGAACGGCTGGTTTTCGCCGTCGGCGTCAGCCTCGCGGTCACGGTGCTCATCGGCTTCATCTTGCATGTGGGTCACATGATGAATGTTGCCGGTTGGTCTCTTGGGCTTGGTGGATTGACTCTCTTCATGCTGCCGTTTGCAAAATGGTGCGCGTCCGAGCCGGCGCCGTTGCCGGTGTTGAGCGGCGCGCAGAAGCTCTCCTTGACCTTTGGTTCTTTGCTTGCGGTTTCGGCGGTGTTGCTGTCGGGCGTCGGATATAGGCAGCATAGAGAATTTCATTTTACCGAATTGTGGATGGTGCCGACGCAAACCGCGCCAACCTATTGCCTCGGCATCACGAACCAAGAGCAGAGCGCGATGCGTTACGATTTGGAAGTCGTCTCGCCTAACGCGGTTATTGCGTCTTGGAATGATATCCCGCTTGCAGCCGGAGCGACCTGGCAGCGCGATATTCAGTTGCCGATTATGCGGAATGCGTCCGTCGAACAGCGTTTCACTGCACGTCTTTACAAACACGCTGAACCGGCAGCTGTCATGCAGCGCGTGTGGGCTTCAATTCCGTCTACCGCCGGGGCGAAGCTTGTGCATGTCAGCGACATAAACGGCGCTGACGAACGGCCGGACATCGAGGGAGCGCGCTGA
- a CDS encoding glycosyltransferase family 4 protein yields MRILMLSQFFPPIIGGEERHVKVLSEALVHRGHDVSVATIKHGDQPDFDIVCGVKIYRLEGMLQRNAVLFTEGQRRHAPPFPDPELTFRLNRVVRAENPDVVHAHNWLLHSYLPLQRIYKKRLVVTLHDYSSVCAKKNMIHAGVPCGGPSTFKCLPCAGEHYGNLKGAVTWLMNSSLGKSGLGQVDAFIPVSHAVALRCGLDSERDQYEVIPTFISNDVTRLCDGQDAHLAKLPKSDFLLFVGDLTRLKGIHTLLAAYGRMRGAPPLVLIGRRCKDTPTDLPGNVTLLESWPHAAVLHAWSRCLFGVVPSEGLETCGTVVMEANAFGKPVVASHTGGLSETVIDGKTGILVPPGDIDALHGALLAMLQKRDLRERMGAASLVHSEGYMPDAIIPRIERIYEGSRPSQFAEARR; encoded by the coding sequence ATGCGAATTCTCATGCTCAGCCAGTTTTTCCCGCCGATTATTGGAGGCGAGGAGCGCCACGTCAAAGTCTTGAGCGAAGCTCTCGTTCACCGTGGACACGACGTGAGCGTCGCCACCATCAAGCATGGTGACCAGCCTGACTTCGATATCGTCTGCGGCGTCAAGATCTACCGCTTAGAGGGTATGCTCCAGCGAAATGCCGTTCTTTTCACGGAGGGTCAGCGGCGGCATGCTCCACCCTTTCCCGACCCCGAATTGACGTTTCGTCTCAATCGCGTTGTGCGCGCGGAAAATCCCGATGTCGTGCACGCGCATAACTGGCTGCTCCATTCCTATCTGCCGCTACAAAGGATTTACAAGAAGCGGTTGGTGGTGACGCTTCACGATTACAGCAGTGTGTGCGCCAAGAAGAATATGATCCACGCGGGCGTCCCTTGTGGCGGGCCTTCGACATTCAAATGCCTGCCTTGTGCCGGCGAGCACTACGGCAATCTCAAAGGCGCCGTGACGTGGCTGATGAATTCCTCGCTCGGCAAATCCGGGCTCGGTCAAGTCGACGCCTTCATTCCGGTCAGTCATGCCGTTGCGTTGCGATGCGGGCTCGATTCCGAACGTGATCAATACGAAGTCATTCCGACCTTCATCTCAAATGACGTAACGAGACTCTGTGATGGGCAAGATGCGCATCTCGCTAAGCTCCCGAAATCAGACTTTTTGCTTTTCGTTGGTGACCTGACGCGCCTAAAAGGCATTCACACGCTGCTTGCGGCGTATGGACGGATGCGAGGAGCGCCTCCGCTCGTGCTGATCGGCCGGCGCTGCAAGGATACGCCAACGGATCTGCCGGGTAACGTCACCCTTCTCGAGAGCTGGCCGCATGCCGCCGTGCTGCACGCCTGGAGCCGATGCCTTTTTGGTGTCGTGCCGTCGGAGGGGCTCGAAACCTGCGGGACTGTTGTCATGGAGGCCAATGCTTTCGGGAAGCCGGTCGTTGCCAGCCACACGGGTGGCCTGTCGGAGACGGTGATCGATGGCAAGACCGGCATCCTTGTTCCCCCTGGTGACATCGATGCGTTGCATGGCGCCTTGCTCGCCATGTTGCAGAAGCGTGATCTTCGCGAGCGGATGGGTGCAGCGAGCCTAGTGCACTCCGAAGGTTACATGCCCGATGCCATCATTCCGCGCATCGAACGAATCTACGAGGGTTCGAGGCCTTCGCAATTTGCGGAGGCGCGACGGTGA
- a CDS encoding class I SAM-dependent methyltransferase → MTIEHTVNGNPRGTRQEIDALRGTGLLQSRDEWAARNDELSASLNQLIRRYRLARTDNALDVGCMSGELTDRYGEGLNLRWSGIDPDIPESKISRNGARLYPGFGHQLAFPDDHFDCVTFANVYEHVPPTLRAATLAEIYRCLTPGGILVGQLPNPYFPIESHSRLPFLGVLPRSLQRVYWRLTPTGWDFEKAHFFSVSMNDLKRRAQACGFEVIAVRNFNYSVRAIPKSVHWLAAIHSRLGILPWAWQFAFRKPL, encoded by the coding sequence ATGACGATAGAACATACTGTAAACGGTAATCCACGCGGCACGCGCCAAGAGATCGACGCCTTAAGAGGCACAGGTCTTCTTCAGTCCAGGGATGAGTGGGCGGCGCGCAACGACGAGTTGTCGGCTTCGTTGAACCAGCTCATTCGGCGGTATCGCCTTGCCAGGACCGACAATGCCCTGGACGTCGGCTGTATGTCGGGCGAGCTGACAGATCGTTATGGCGAAGGGTTGAATCTCCGCTGGTCGGGCATCGATCCGGATATTCCCGAAAGCAAAATTTCCCGCAACGGCGCGCGTCTCTATCCAGGGTTCGGCCACCAGCTGGCTTTTCCAGATGATCACTTCGACTGCGTTACCTTTGCGAATGTCTACGAGCATGTGCCGCCTACACTGCGCGCGGCGACACTAGCGGAGATCTACCGCTGTTTGACGCCAGGGGGAATTCTTGTCGGACAATTGCCTAATCCGTACTTTCCCATCGAGTCGCACAGTCGCCTGCCGTTCCTTGGTGTATTGCCGCGATCGCTTCAGCGCGTGTATTGGCGGTTGACGCCCACGGGTTGGGATTTCGAGAAGGCGCATTTTTTCAGCGTCTCGATGAACGATCTTAAACGAAGAGCGCAGGCGTGCGGCTTTGAGGTCATTGCTGTCCGGAATTTCAACTACTCGGTGCGCGCGATACCAAAATCGGTGCATTGGCTCGCGGCCATTCATTCGCGACTTGGGATACTTCCATGGGCTTGGCAGTTCGCATTCCGCAAGCCGTTGTAA
- a CDS encoding type I secretion system permease/ATPase: MLSASAEASGLPGERDLGRDGAAAQNSNVPKTSANVAYLNRDEAGANAANSIVPSSSASGLWALAAIAAHYRIAAQPEQIAHLLGIYGKHCGSEDIVRGAQKIGLKSKILKHQNIDRLNAVPLPAVLRLNDGQYIVLSNRLPDGRYRLVSPITRAAKVADAAALAECWVGEIILLRRRLAGAGISPAAFNYRWFLASIWRYRRPLSHVLAASLFIQLFALITPLFFQVIIDKVLPYKGESTLLVIVGGLVLLGAFDVTLQYLRSYALNHTTSRIDVELGARLFDHLLRLPLSYFETRPTGQTVARIRELETIRSFLTGQGLSSIIDSLFAVIFISVLFCYSPLLAAIVLASIPFYVVIAVVVRPILRQRIDERFNCGAASQQFLVESIVGMQTLKAASIEPTLGNEWEEKLASYVRTSFKAVTLSNLGQNAIQYVGKATTAFVILFGARAVMNGDMSIGALVAFTMIMNQAIAPILRLSQLWQDFQQVHISVDRLGDILRSPVENKPQACASLAPLRGAIKFSDVSFRYSPDGSDVLRDINIEIPEGQVIGIVGPSGSGKSTLTKLVQRLYRPERGQIFLDGIDIGHVDTSWLRRQIGVVLQENLLFNRSIHDNIALANPALPRSAIISAAKLAGADEFISKLPLGYDTLIEERGANLSGGQRQRIAIARALVTQPRILILDEATSALDYESEQIIRANMREMTKGRTVIVIAHRLAAVQCCERIIVVKDGCIVEDGSPVELRKRVGGAYATLHKLQFSTMEA, encoded by the coding sequence ATGTTGAGTGCATCAGCGGAGGCCAGTGGCCTCCCAGGGGAACGCGATCTGGGGCGGGATGGGGCGGCCGCGCAGAATTCTAACGTCCCGAAGACTTCAGCCAATGTTGCCTACCTCAACCGCGATGAAGCGGGAGCCAATGCTGCAAATTCAATTGTACCGTCCTCGTCGGCGAGCGGCCTTTGGGCGTTGGCTGCGATAGCCGCGCATTACAGGATAGCGGCTCAGCCCGAGCAAATAGCTCATTTGCTCGGCATTTACGGGAAGCATTGCGGTAGCGAGGACATCGTCCGGGGCGCTCAAAAAATCGGACTGAAGTCGAAAATTCTGAAGCATCAGAATATCGATCGCCTGAATGCCGTGCCACTGCCGGCAGTTTTGCGGTTGAACGACGGCCAGTATATCGTTCTTTCCAATCGGCTTCCCGACGGGCGGTACCGGCTCGTATCCCCAATCACGCGCGCAGCGAAGGTAGCAGACGCGGCCGCTCTGGCCGAATGCTGGGTGGGAGAGATCATCCTTCTGCGGCGTCGCTTGGCCGGCGCGGGCATAAGTCCGGCGGCGTTCAATTATCGCTGGTTTCTCGCCTCGATCTGGCGGTATCGCCGTCCGCTCTCTCATGTGCTGGCAGCTTCCTTATTCATCCAGCTCTTCGCATTGATCACGCCCCTGTTCTTTCAGGTGATCATCGACAAGGTTCTCCCTTACAAAGGCGAGTCGACGCTGTTGGTCATTGTTGGAGGCCTAGTTTTGCTGGGTGCGTTCGACGTGACGCTGCAATATTTGCGTTCCTACGCTCTCAACCACACGACAAGCCGGATTGATGTCGAGCTCGGAGCGCGGTTGTTCGATCATCTTCTACGCCTGCCGCTCTCATATTTTGAAACGCGCCCGACGGGCCAGACTGTTGCTCGCATCCGTGAACTCGAGACGATACGGTCGTTCCTTACCGGCCAAGGGCTGTCGTCGATCATCGACTCGCTGTTTGCCGTCATTTTTATTTCGGTCCTGTTCTGCTACTCGCCGCTGCTTGCAGCAATCGTATTGGCGTCGATCCCTTTCTATGTGGTGATTGCCGTTGTGGTGAGGCCTATACTGCGCCAGCGGATCGACGAGCGTTTCAACTGCGGCGCGGCCAGTCAGCAGTTTCTGGTTGAATCCATCGTCGGGATGCAGACGCTCAAGGCGGCTTCAATCGAGCCTACCTTGGGCAATGAGTGGGAAGAGAAACTTGCTTCCTACGTTCGCACTTCATTCAAGGCAGTGACTTTAAGCAACCTTGGGCAGAACGCGATCCAGTATGTGGGCAAGGCTACAACCGCCTTTGTCATCCTATTTGGCGCGCGTGCAGTGATGAACGGGGATATGAGCATCGGTGCGTTGGTTGCCTTCACGATGATCATGAATCAGGCTATCGCGCCGATACTTCGGCTGTCGCAACTTTGGCAAGACTTCCAGCAGGTTCATATTTCGGTCGACCGGCTCGGCGATATTCTGAGAAGTCCGGTGGAGAATAAACCTCAGGCGTGCGCGAGTCTCGCGCCTTTGCGGGGCGCCATCAAGTTCAGCGACGTCAGTTTCCGCTATTCGCCAGACGGCAGTGATGTGCTGCGGGATATCAATATCGAAATTCCGGAGGGCCAGGTCATCGGGATCGTAGGTCCTTCGGGGTCCGGAAAATCGACACTGACGAAATTGGTTCAAAGGCTATACCGTCCTGAGCGCGGGCAGATTTTCTTAGACGGCATCGATATCGGGCACGTCGACACTAGCTGGTTACGGCGTCAGATCGGGGTCGTCCTGCAAGAAAATCTTTTGTTCAACCGTTCGATCCACGACAACATCGCGCTTGCCAATCCGGCGTTGCCGCGCAGTGCGATCATATCTGCGGCGAAGCTCGCGGGCGCTGACGAGTTCATTTCGAAGCTGCCTCTCGGCTACGACACATTGATCGAGGAACGCGGTGCCAACCTGTCCGGAGGGCAGCGGCAGCGCATCGCGATTGCGCGAGCCTTGGTCACTCAGCCACGCATCCTGATACTCGATGAAGCGACGAGCGCGCTCGACTACGAGAGCGAGCAGATCATTCGGGCGAATATGCGCGAAATGACGAAGGGGCGCACCGTCATCGTCATCGCACATCGACTGGCGGCGGTGCAGTGCTGCGAAAGAATTATCGTTGTCAAAGATGGCTGCATTGTCGAGGACGGCTCGCCCGTTGAACTTCGCAAGCGCGTCGGCGGCGCTTACGCGACCCTTCATAAACTTCAGTTTTCGACGATGGAGGCTTAA
- a CDS encoding acyl-CoA acyltransferase encodes MLESKGRVVGCIFTIFTAVPVDPQVEIRCSTSSWYVEPEFRGQGFRLARQAAKFNDVIYFNPTPGAGTRPVLDHLGFAPYCRGHFLAVAAASPTRAHARIWDYADYNSGGSKLSAADAALLADHSNYGCISLVCETGDIALPFVFLRRRQYVSYAQLIYCRQPSDIIKYAGSIGRHLLKRGIPLLAIDCNGPIKGLIGHFMDNKPKFFKGQRAPRLGDLAYSELAFFGDYVSGSRAE; translated from the coding sequence ATGTTGGAAAGCAAAGGCCGTGTCGTCGGCTGCATTTTCACAATTTTCACCGCTGTCCCCGTCGATCCGCAAGTCGAGATTCGTTGCAGCACGTCAAGTTGGTATGTGGAGCCGGAATTTCGTGGCCAAGGCTTCCGGTTGGCGCGCCAAGCAGCCAAATTCAACGACGTCATTTATTTTAATCCAACACCCGGCGCCGGCACGCGTCCTGTTCTCGATCATCTGGGGTTCGCGCCTTACTGCAGAGGACATTTCTTGGCCGTTGCGGCGGCGAGCCCTACTCGCGCACATGCACGCATCTGGGATTATGCCGATTACAATTCAGGGGGCTCAAAGCTTTCGGCCGCGGATGCTGCGTTGCTGGCCGATCACAGCAATTACGGGTGTATCAGTCTCGTGTGCGAAACGGGTGATATAGCACTTCCGTTCGTGTTCTTGAGGCGCAGGCAATATGTGTCCTATGCGCAGTTGATTTACTGCCGACAGCCTTCTGACATCATCAAATACGCAGGGTCGATCGGTCGGCATCTTCTCAAGCGCGGCATCCCGCTTCTGGCGATCGATTGCAATGGCCCCATCAAGGGATTGATCGGGCATTTTATGGATAACAAGCCGAAGTTTTTTAAAGGGCAGAGGGCCCCGCGACTTGGCGACTTGGCCTATAGTGAGCTGGCCTTCTTCGGCGATTATGTCAGCGGATCCCGCGCGGAATAA
- a CDS encoding glycosyltransferase family 2 protein produces MSARDSVSVIICVHSEKRWDAIFEAVDSVRSQSCLVLETLIVVDHNAELERRLGESLRGVTVVPNNQDQGLSGARNTGVALAKGDLLLFLDDDAVLEPDWVREALKHFGSGKTLGVTSRIVPRWQGIRPFWFPDEFLWVVGCTYEGMRPGAVRNLIGAAMCVRRDVFSRVGGFNQRLGRGSGRLPMGCEETELCIRAGAAFPGSAFIFDAKPCAFHLVGNERLTVGYFIRRCFAEGKSKAALAAVAQPSAALSTERRYVTSVLPRGVLRGISSFFRGDVGGFGRASAIVVGFIATLIGYVRGMGFGKAGRFAHQLALRGSGETR; encoded by the coding sequence ATGTCAGCGCGTGATAGCGTCTCCGTGATCATTTGCGTCCACTCCGAAAAGCGTTGGGACGCTATCTTCGAAGCGGTCGACTCGGTCCGATCTCAGAGCTGTCTCGTACTAGAAACTCTGATCGTCGTCGACCACAACGCCGAACTGGAAAGGCGTCTCGGAGAATCGCTCCGAGGCGTCACTGTCGTTCCCAATAACCAGGATCAGGGGTTATCCGGCGCCCGCAATACCGGAGTCGCCCTTGCGAAAGGGGACCTGCTGCTATTCCTCGACGACGATGCCGTACTCGAACCGGATTGGGTCCGTGAAGCCCTGAAGCATTTCGGCAGCGGCAAGACTTTGGGCGTTACGAGTCGAATCGTGCCGCGATGGCAAGGGATCAGACCTTTCTGGTTTCCGGACGAGTTTCTTTGGGTCGTGGGGTGCACCTACGAAGGCATGCGGCCCGGAGCTGTGAGGAATCTCATCGGTGCTGCCATGTGCGTTCGGCGCGATGTGTTCAGCCGCGTCGGCGGTTTTAATCAACGTCTTGGCCGGGGCAGCGGCCGGCTTCCGATGGGCTGCGAAGAAACAGAGCTTTGCATCCGCGCCGGGGCGGCCTTTCCAGGCAGCGCGTTTATCTTCGATGCAAAGCCTTGTGCTTTTCATCTCGTCGGCAATGAACGCCTGACAGTGGGCTATTTCATTCGCAGGTGTTTTGCGGAAGGCAAATCAAAGGCCGCACTTGCGGCGGTCGCACAACCGTCGGCGGCGCTTTCAACCGAACGACGGTATGTCACGAGTGTTCTTCCGCGCGGGGTTCTACGCGGAATATCTTCATTCTTCCGCGGTGACGTCGGAGGCTTCGGCCGGGCTAGTGCCATCGTCGTCGGCTTCATCGCGACATTAATTGGCTACGTGCGCGGAATGGGATTTGGCAAGGCCGGTCGTTTCGCGCATCAGCTTGCTCTGCGCGGGTCAGGAGAGACCCGATGA
- a CDS encoding lipopolysaccharide biosynthesis protein, translating to MRRLLRFWMPRLKSDLIVNQTLLTNAGFLTVAAAASALMGFVFWVWTARILSPERQGLAAATISVMNLMAFCGEFSLGTLLMGRPDSGRGVYGLITAAILCGALTSLAVGCIFIGCSGWLSPQLQSMLSSHSLVFLAGVVATAIAITADGAAIGLLASWARMLREIVFSLLRLLLLFLVLSYSLAPQASAIVAVWIAALAASLGCTLGYAVYHRELLAWPDFAGLRTYTADILGHHILNIGALGPSIALPFLVTVVLSPTVNAVFYAAWMLLQAAMLVPAAVGTALFATSSSDPDTAAQRLRFSLGLSAIFGFLGGVACYLFLNPILGFFNPRYPAIAGAGLDWLGFSLLPIMIKYHYIAVMRLQRRMTTAALMMFAGALIEIVAVVVGGLSAGLFGLTALWLVAVTLQSLVQLPAIINAAGWNARFGPPVVQS from the coding sequence ATGAGAAGACTGCTCCGCTTCTGGATGCCACGACTAAAAAGCGATCTGATCGTGAACCAGACACTCTTGACGAATGCCGGCTTTCTGACTGTTGCGGCTGCTGCGAGCGCCCTGATGGGCTTTGTGTTTTGGGTCTGGACGGCGCGCATCCTTTCTCCTGAACGACAGGGACTTGCTGCCGCGACGATTTCGGTGATGAACCTCATGGCTTTCTGCGGTGAATTTAGCCTTGGCACACTTTTGATGGGGCGCCCCGACTCCGGGCGTGGTGTGTACGGATTAATAACTGCAGCCATATTGTGCGGTGCTCTGACGAGCTTAGCGGTGGGTTGTATTTTTATCGGTTGCAGCGGTTGGCTGTCTCCGCAACTTCAATCGATGCTGAGCAGCCACAGCCTTGTGTTTCTTGCGGGAGTGGTCGCGACAGCGATCGCAATTACAGCCGATGGAGCCGCCATCGGGTTGCTTGCGAGCTGGGCCCGTATGTTGCGTGAAATCGTCTTTTCGTTGCTGCGCTTGCTGCTGCTTTTTCTTGTGCTTTCATATTCCTTGGCACCTCAAGCATCAGCAATTGTAGCTGTTTGGATTGCGGCGCTTGCCGCCTCTCTCGGCTGTACTCTCGGTTATGCCGTTTATCATCGCGAACTGCTCGCGTGGCCTGATTTTGCCGGGCTTAGAACCTATACCGCTGACATCCTCGGCCATCACATTCTCAATATTGGCGCACTCGGCCCTTCGATCGCGTTGCCATTTCTTGTGACCGTGGTTTTGTCTCCGACCGTCAACGCGGTCTTTTATGCGGCATGGATGTTGCTGCAGGCGGCGATGCTTGTGCCTGCAGCTGTTGGCACCGCGCTTTTCGCGACGTCGTCCTCCGATCCCGATACAGCAGCGCAGCGTTTGCGGTTTTCGTTGGGATTGTCGGCGATTTTTGGGTTTTTGGGCGGGGTTGCCTGTTATTTGTTCTTGAACCCGATTCTAGGCTTTTTCAATCCACGGTATCCTGCGATTGCCGGCGCAGGCTTGGATTGGCTGGGTTTCAGTTTGCTGCCGATCATGATCAAGTATCACTATATCGCCGTCATGCGATTGCAGCGTCGAATGACGACGGCTGCTCTCATGATGTTCGCTGGGGCGCTTATTGAAATCGTCGCCGTCGTTGTCGGCGGCTTGAGCGCCGGTCTGTTTGGCCTCACGGCCCTTTGGCTGGTGGCCGTTACGCTGCAATCGCTCGTGCAGCTTCCCGCGATCATCAACGCTGCAGGCTGGAACGCGCGGTTCGGCCCGCCAGTGGTGCAGAGTTGA